In Pseudomonas alcaliphila JAB1, a single window of DNA contains:
- the putP gene encoding sodium/proline symporter PutP has protein sequence MTANTPMLVTFVVYIAAMVLIGLAAYLRTKNLSDYILGGRSLGSFVTALSAGASDMSGWLLMGLPGAVYLSGLSEAWIAVGLIVGAYLNWLFVAGRLRVQTEHNGNALTLPDYFTNRFEDNSRLLRIFSALVILVFFTIYCASGVVAGARLFESTFGMSYETALWAGAAATIAYTFIGGFLAVSWTDTVQATLMIFALILAPVMVMVATGGMDSTFAAIQLQDASNFDMLKGASFIGVISLLAWGLGYFGQPHILARFMAADSVKSIPAARRISMTWMILCLGGAVAVGFFGIAYFAAHPDLAGPVAENPERVFIELSKLLFNPWIAGVLLSAILAAVMSTLSCQLLVCSSALTEDFYKAFLRQGASQTELVWVGRAMVLLVALIAIWLAANPENRVLGLVSYAWAGFGAAFGPVVILSLLWKGMTRNGALAGMLVGAATVIVWKNWIGLGLYEIIPGFILATLAIVIFSRIGNGPSKTMLQRFDEAEKEYQSV, from the coding sequence ATGACAGCTAATACTCCAATGCTCGTCACCTTCGTGGTGTACATCGCAGCCATGGTGCTGATCGGCCTGGCCGCCTATCTGCGCACCAAGAACCTTTCCGACTACATCCTGGGTGGCCGCAGCCTCGGCAGCTTCGTTACCGCGTTGTCCGCCGGCGCCTCCGACATGAGTGGCTGGTTGCTGATGGGCCTACCCGGCGCGGTGTACCTATCTGGCCTGTCCGAGGCCTGGATCGCCGTCGGCCTGATCGTCGGCGCCTACCTCAACTGGCTGTTCGTCGCCGGTCGTCTGCGCGTGCAGACCGAGCACAATGGCAACGCCCTGACCCTGCCTGACTATTTCACCAACCGCTTCGAAGACAATAGCCGCCTGCTACGTATCTTCTCTGCACTGGTGATCCTGGTGTTCTTCACCATCTACTGCGCCTCCGGCGTGGTGGCCGGTGCCCGCCTGTTCGAAAGCACCTTCGGTATGTCCTACGAGACCGCGCTGTGGGCCGGCGCCGCAGCGACCATCGCCTACACCTTCATTGGTGGCTTCCTGGCAGTGAGCTGGACCGACACCGTGCAGGCCACGCTGATGATCTTCGCCCTGATCCTCGCACCGGTGATGGTGATGGTGGCTACCGGCGGCATGGATAGCACCTTCGCTGCCATCCAGCTGCAGGACGCGAGCAACTTCGACATGCTCAAGGGCGCCAGCTTCATCGGCGTGATCTCGCTGCTGGCCTGGGGCCTGGGCTACTTCGGTCAGCCGCACATCCTGGCGCGTTTTATGGCCGCTGACTCGGTCAAGTCGATCCCGGCCGCCCGGCGCATCTCCATGACTTGGATGATCCTCTGCCTGGGCGGCGCGGTCGCCGTGGGCTTCTTCGGCATCGCCTACTTCGCCGCCCACCCGGATCTGGCCGGGCCGGTCGCCGAGAACCCGGAGCGGGTGTTCATCGAGCTGTCCAAGCTGCTGTTCAACCCCTGGATCGCCGGCGTCCTGCTGTCCGCCATCCTCGCCGCGGTGATGAGCACCCTGAGCTGCCAGCTGCTGGTGTGCTCCAGCGCCCTGACCGAGGACTTCTACAAGGCCTTCCTGCGCCAAGGCGCCTCGCAGACTGAGCTGGTCTGGGTCGGCCGCGCCATGGTGCTGCTGGTGGCGCTGATCGCCATCTGGCTGGCCGCCAACCCGGAAAACCGCGTGCTGGGTCTGGTGTCCTACGCCTGGGCCGGCTTCGGTGCTGCGTTCGGTCCGGTGGTCATTCTGTCTCTGCTGTGGAAGGGCATGACCCGTAATGGCGCTCTGGCTGGCATGCTGGTCGGTGCCGCCACCGTGATCGTGTGGAAAAACTGGATTGGTCTGGGTCTGTACGAGATCATCCCGGGCTTCATCCTCGCGACCCTGGCCATCGTCATCTTCAGCCGTATCGGCAACGGCCCGAGCAAGACGATGCTGCAGCGTTTCGACGAAGCGGAGAAGGAATACCAGTCGGTCTGA
- a CDS encoding redoxin domain-containing protein, with the protein MANNLLGVGEAAPWFVCSTQSRQRFVFDTVGGRYILLCFFASAADPASQALLAGLSEQRQRFDDLNLAFFGVSVDADDARLQRVVESLPGVRYFWDIDRQVSRLYGACCEDGRYQRVSYVLDPMLRVLAVLPFAGDAAAHLHALTQVLDSLPQIGAPCRAAFQAPVLVLPRIFEPSLCRELMDYYRARGGEPSGYMQDIDGKTVQVIGQTHKSRRDCLVEDETLREACALRIHQRLVPQIERAFQFKVSRMERYLIGCYDAEEEGHFRPHRDNTTKGTAHRRFAVSLYLNSGEYEGGWLRFPEFGAALYSAPLGGAVVFACSLLHEALPVTRGRRFMFLPFLYDEAAKQIREANLGYLEEGVRGAADVAGDSPTASG; encoded by the coding sequence ATGGCCAACAACTTACTCGGCGTCGGCGAGGCCGCGCCCTGGTTCGTCTGTTCCACGCAGAGCCGGCAGCGCTTCGTGTTCGACACGGTCGGCGGGCGCTACATCCTGCTGTGCTTTTTCGCCTCGGCCGCCGATCCCGCCAGCCAGGCGCTGCTGGCCGGGCTGAGCGAGCAGCGCCAGCGCTTCGATGACCTCAACCTGGCTTTCTTCGGCGTTTCCGTGGATGCCGACGACGCGCGCCTGCAGCGCGTCGTCGAGTCGCTGCCGGGGGTGCGCTACTTCTGGGACATCGACCGCCAGGTCAGCCGCCTGTACGGCGCCTGCTGCGAGGACGGCCGCTACCAGCGCGTCAGCTACGTGCTCGACCCCATGCTGCGGGTGCTGGCGGTGCTGCCCTTCGCCGGCGACGCGGCGGCGCACCTGCATGCGCTGACGCAGGTGCTGGACAGCCTGCCGCAGATCGGCGCGCCCTGCCGCGCGGCGTTCCAGGCGCCGGTGCTGGTGCTGCCGCGGATCTTCGAGCCGAGCCTGTGCCGCGAGCTGATGGACTACTACCGGGCGCGCGGCGGCGAGCCCTCCGGCTATATGCAGGACATCGACGGCAAGACCGTGCAGGTGATCGGCCAGACGCACAAGAGCCGGCGCGACTGTCTGGTGGAGGACGAAACTCTACGCGAGGCCTGCGCCTTGCGTATCCACCAACGCCTGGTGCCGCAGATCGAGCGTGCCTTCCAGTTCAAGGTCTCGCGCATGGAGCGCTACCTGATCGGCTGTTACGACGCCGAGGAAGAGGGGCACTTCCGCCCGCACCGCGACAACACCACCAAGGGCACTGCACATCGCCGCTTCGCCGTCTCGCTGTATCTCAACAGCGGCGAGTACGAGGGCGGCTGGTTGCGTTTTCCCGAGTTCGGCGCGGCGCTGTACAGCGCGCCACTGGGCGGTGCCGTGGTGTTCGCCTGTTCGCTGCTGCACGAGGCGCTGCCGGTGACTCGCGGGCGGCGCTTCATGTTCCTGCCGTTTCTCTACGACGAGGCGGCCAAGCAGATCCGCGAGGCCAACCTGGGCTATCTCGAGGAGGGTGTGCGCGGCGCTGCCGATGTCGCCGGCGACTCGCCGACGGCGAGCGGCTGA
- a CDS encoding VF530 family protein yields MTAKDPLHGLTLQAILSALVERLGWDGLARRIDIRCFKHEPSLKSSLAFLRKTPWARTKVEELYLQQFKS; encoded by the coding sequence ATGACCGCGAAAGACCCGCTCCACGGCCTCACCCTGCAGGCTATCCTCAGCGCCCTGGTGGAGCGCCTGGGCTGGGACGGCCTGGCCCGGCGCATCGATATCCGCTGCTTCAAGCACGAGCCGAGCCTCAAATCGAGCCTGGCCTTTCTGCGCAAGACGCCCTGGGCGCGGACCAAGGTCGAGGAACTCTATCTGCAGCAATTCAAGTCCTGA
- a CDS encoding alpha/beta hydrolase, translating to MPSSWFALLRRRRLSLIVMACLLVLLPIGCAKLEQTERELVFRIEPGTARWFSGLPAGIEDVQLQSPNLTADESLHAWWWPAARKDAPALLYLHGSRWNLTGQLFRIEQLHAMGFSVLAVDYRGFGESRGALPSERSVYQDALIAWQHLVRLQPEADKRFIYGHSLGGAVAVNLAHELAGEDEAAQAAGLIVESSFTNLGDVAAAVTNTSLPVRWLLSQEFDSLGKIGEVGIPVLIAHGRDDRYVPSRFSEALFAAANEPKQLLLIDGANHNNGLRMAGNSYRQALQALGLELN from the coding sequence ATGCCCTCATCCTGGTTCGCCCTGCTCCGCCGCCGTCGCCTGAGCCTGATAGTGATGGCCTGCCTGCTGGTGCTGCTACCGATTGGCTGCGCCAAACTGGAGCAGACCGAGCGTGAGCTGGTGTTTCGCATCGAACCCGGCACTGCCCGCTGGTTCAGCGGCCTGCCCGCAGGCATCGAGGACGTGCAACTGCAATCACCGAACCTGACAGCCGATGAAAGCCTGCATGCCTGGTGGTGGCCAGCCGCGCGCAAGGATGCCCCGGCACTGCTTTACCTGCACGGCTCACGCTGGAACCTGACCGGCCAGCTGTTTCGCATCGAACAACTGCATGCCATGGGCTTCTCGGTACTGGCGGTGGACTACCGCGGCTTCGGCGAAAGCCGTGGCGCCCTGCCCTCCGAGCGTAGCGTCTACCAGGACGCCCTGATCGCCTGGCAGCATCTGGTGCGCCTGCAGCCGGAGGCGGACAAACGCTTCATCTACGGTCATTCCCTGGGCGGGGCCGTAGCGGTCAACCTGGCGCACGAGCTGGCGGGCGAAGATGAAGCAGCGCAGGCCGCCGGTCTGATCGTCGAATCCAGCTTCACCAACCTGGGTGATGTGGCGGCCGCGGTGACCAATACCTCGTTACCGGTGCGCTGGCTGCTGTCGCAGGAGTTCGATTCGCTGGGCAAGATCGGTGAGGTGGGTATCCCGGTATTGATCGCCCACGGGCGCGACGACCGCTACGTGCCGTCGCGCTTCAGCGAGGCGCTGTTCGCCGCCGCCAACGAGCCCAAGCAGTTGCTGCTGATCGACGGCGCCAACCACAACAACGGCCTGCGCATGGCGGGCAACAGCTATCGGCAGGCGTTGCAGGCGCTAGGGCTCGAACTCAACTGA
- a CDS encoding transglycosylase domain-containing protein: MGALWQSDPQHRELASNVLPAVDDKPAPRPRRWRLVLYLLLASAVAAAAALLFFELRSAHFQARELSRYAATLTYRVEPGPSPDILYPADGPFDKRQGYAYLPLMLERLQQRDFLISEQARFSPALMAYSRRGLFPPFIEKSQTGLSISDCRGTPFYEFRYPQQGYADFASIPPLVVSSLLFIENRHLLDSDQPLANPAVDWPRFTMAALSQIGKLLDVQDQSAGGSTLATQLEKYRHSPDGLTLSAKEKLRQMISASVRAYQQGPQTLEARQTIVRDYLNSVPLSAAPGHGEVHGLADGLRIWYGADFERSNALLDPARTPDASMAERGLALRQMLSLMIAQRRPSYYLAQGRKEMEALTESHIRLLAAGGLIDKELRDAALTQKLQYRDWQQEPNLRPVESDKGISVARSRLSNLLGMPLYDLDRLDLAARSTLQRDLQQETSLYLQRLADPEFAGKIGLFGERLLSPEKTAEVRYSFTLFERTATGSRVRVQTDSTDQPFDINEGSKLELGSTAKLRVLATYLEIIAELHQRHADKNPAELRNVEIAEQDYLSRWAVAYLLANPGTDLASMLEAALERRYSASPHERFFTGGGLHTFGNFRREDNGRNPTLRESLRESINLPFVRLMRDLVRYSTYQNSAELLKDDKDPRRQEYLQRFADQEGRTFLLRFWRKYQGQPPQQRLETFISGLRQTPVRLGAVHRYLLPQADEETFAAFLRAQLPQEKLTDQRIARLYKDYGPGAYSLPDQGYIARVHPLELWLLGYLIDNPQASFSDAVAASIDERQEVYGWLFRSRHKSARDSRIRIMLEVEAFSDIHRRWKNLGYPFQHLVPSLATALGSSGDRPAALAELMGIIQNDGIRQPVLRIDELHFAAGTPYETRVERNTHGAKRVMPSEVAAALRNALSQVVEGGTARRLQGTFQLQDGRNLTLGGKTGTGDNRIESVGAGGRVISSRAMNRTATFVFFLGPRHYGTLTAFVPGREAERFTFTSALPVQVLKGMAPILTPYLEPGSVTLCQAPQSAPQISWR; this comes from the coding sequence ATGGGCGCGTTATGGCAATCGGATCCTCAGCACCGCGAACTTGCGTCGAACGTCTTGCCGGCGGTCGACGACAAGCCGGCCCCGCGGCCACGCCGCTGGCGCCTGGTGCTTTACCTGCTACTGGCATCAGCGGTGGCAGCTGCAGCCGCGCTGCTGTTTTTCGAACTGCGCAGCGCGCACTTCCAGGCCCGCGAATTGAGCCGCTATGCCGCTACCCTAACCTACCGCGTCGAGCCGGGGCCCAGCCCGGATATTCTCTACCCTGCTGACGGCCCCTTCGACAAACGTCAGGGTTACGCCTACCTGCCACTGATGCTGGAGCGCCTGCAGCAACGCGACTTCCTGATCAGCGAGCAGGCCCGCTTCTCTCCGGCACTGATGGCCTACAGCCGTCGCGGCCTGTTCCCGCCCTTCATCGAGAAAAGCCAAACCGGCCTCAGCATCAGCGATTGCCGTGGCACGCCCTTCTATGAGTTCCGCTATCCACAACAGGGTTATGCCGATTTCGCCAGCATTCCGCCGCTGGTAGTCAGCAGCCTGCTGTTCATCGAGAACCGTCATCTGCTGGATAGCGATCAGCCACTGGCCAACCCAGCGGTAGACTGGCCACGATTCACCATGGCCGCGCTGTCGCAGATCGGCAAGCTGCTCGATGTGCAGGATCAGTCCGCCGGTGGCAGCACCCTGGCGACCCAGCTGGAGAAATACCGGCACTCTCCCGATGGCCTGACGCTGTCGGCGAAAGAAAAGCTGCGGCAGATGATCTCCGCCAGCGTGCGTGCCTACCAGCAGGGACCGCAGACCCTGGAAGCACGCCAGACCATCGTGCGCGACTACCTCAACAGCGTACCGCTGTCAGCCGCCCCGGGACATGGCGAGGTCCATGGCCTGGCTGACGGCCTGCGCATCTGGTACGGCGCGGATTTCGAGCGCAGCAATGCGCTGCTCGACCCAGCCCGCACGCCCGACGCCAGCATGGCTGAGCGTGGCCTGGCTCTGCGCCAGATGCTGTCACTGATGATCGCCCAACGCCGTCCCTCCTACTATCTGGCGCAAGGGCGCAAGGAGATGGAAGCACTGACGGAGAGTCATATTCGCCTGCTGGCGGCAGGAGGGTTGATCGACAAAGAGCTGCGTGACGCGGCGCTGACGCAGAAGCTGCAATACCGCGACTGGCAACAGGAGCCCAATCTACGGCCGGTGGAAAGCGACAAGGGCATCAGCGTGGCCCGTTCACGCCTGTCCAACCTGCTGGGCATGCCCCTGTATGATCTGGACCGCCTCGATCTGGCCGCACGCAGCACCCTGCAACGCGATCTGCAGCAGGAGACCAGCCTCTACCTGCAACGCCTGGCCGACCCCGAATTCGCCGGCAAGATCGGCCTGTTCGGCGAGCGCCTGCTGTCCCCGGAAAAGACCGCCGAGGTGCGCTACAGCTTCACCCTGTTCGAGCGCACGGCCACCGGCAGTCGGGTACGCGTGCAGACCGACAGCACCGACCAGCCCTTCGACATCAACGAAGGCAGCAAGCTGGAACTGGGGTCCACCGCCAAGCTACGGGTGCTGGCAACTTATCTGGAGATCATCGCCGAGCTGCATCAGCGCCACGCCGACAAGAACCCGGCCGAGCTGCGTAACGTCGAGATCGCCGAGCAGGACTACCTGAGCCGCTGGGCAGTCGCCTATCTGCTGGCCAACCCCGGCACCGATCTGGCCAGCATGCTGGAAGCCGCGCTGGAACGACGCTATTCGGCCAGCCCCCACGAACGCTTCTTCACCGGTGGCGGCCTGCACACCTTCGGCAACTTCCGCCGCGAGGACAACGGCCGCAACCCGACCCTGCGTGAATCACTGCGCGAGTCGATCAATCTGCCGTTCGTCCGCCTGATGCGCGACCTGGTGCGCTATAGCACCTACCAGAACAGCGCCGAACTGCTCAAGGACGACAAGGACCCGCGTCGTCAGGAATACCTGCAACGTTTCGCTGACCAGGAAGGGCGCACCTTCCTGCTGCGCTTCTGGCGCAAATACCAGGGCCAACCGCCGCAACAGCGCCTGGAAACGTTCATCAGCGGCCTGCGCCAGACCCCGGTGCGCCTGGGCGCCGTGCACCGTTACCTGCTGCCGCAGGCCGACGAAGAAACCTTCGCGGCCTTTCTGCGCGCGCAACTGCCACAGGAAAAACTCACCGACCAACGCATCGCGCGCCTGTACAAGGACTACGGCCCTGGTGCCTACAGCCTGCCGGATCAGGGCTATATCGCCCGCGTGCATCCGCTGGAGCTGTGGCTGCTGGGTTACCTGATCGACAACCCGCAGGCGAGTTTCAGCGACGCCGTGGCCGCCAGCATCGACGAGCGCCAGGAAGTCTATGGCTGGTTGTTCCGCAGCCGGCACAAGAGCGCTCGTGACAGCCGAATCCGCATCATGTTGGAGGTCGAAGCCTTCTCCGACATCCATCGCCGCTGGAAGAACCTCGGCTATCCCTTCCAGCACCTGGTGCCCTCCCTTGCCACCGCCCTGGGCAGCTCAGGCGATCGGCCGGCGGCGCTGGCCGAACTGATGGGCATCATCCAGAACGACGGCATTCGCCAGCCCGTGCTGCGCATCGACGAACTGCACTTTGCCGCCGGCACCCCCTACGAGACGCGAGTCGAGCGCAACACCCACGGTGCCAAACGGGTGATGCCCTCGGAAGTGGCGGCCGCGCTGCGCAATGCACTTTCCCAGGTAGTAGAAGGCGGTACTGCGCGACGGCTGCAGGGCACCTTCCAATTGCAGGACGGCCGTAATCTGACCCTGGGCGGCAAGACCGGCACCGGCGACAATCGTATTGAAAGTGTCGGCGCCGGCGGACGGGTGATCAGTTCACGGGCGATGAACCGCACGGCCACCTTCGTGTTCTTCCTCGGCCCGCGTCACTACGGTACGCTCACCGCCTTCGTACCAGGTCGCGAGGCGGAGCGTTTCACCTTCACCTCCGCTCTGCCGGTACAGGTGCTCAAGGGCATGGCGCCAATACTTACGCCCTACCTGGAACCCGGTAGCGTCACCCTTTGCCAAGCGCCTCAGAGCGCGCCGCAGATCAGTTGGCGGTAA
- a CDS encoding methyltransferase domain-containing protein → MQRDHREQLQQSWQANADAWAAAVREQRIESRRLVTDAAIIQAVLALQPRRVLDIGCGEGWLCRGLAEHGIEPVGVDASAPLIEAARAACDGRSQYRVCGYAELEEHAEQLGRFEVLVCNFALLEEPLQPILRSLHGLLAPGGSLLIQTLHPWRASHGEPYQDGWRVEDFVGFGQGFQAPMPWFFRTLQSWLTLIGETGWRLEWLQEPLHPESVQPVSLLLLLKPL, encoded by the coding sequence ATGCAGCGCGACCACCGAGAACAGCTTCAGCAAAGCTGGCAGGCCAATGCCGACGCCTGGGCTGCTGCGGTGCGTGAGCAGCGCATCGAAAGCCGGCGCCTGGTCACCGATGCCGCGATCATCCAGGCCGTCTTGGCGCTGCAACCCAGGCGGGTCCTGGACATCGGCTGCGGCGAGGGCTGGCTGTGTCGGGGCCTGGCCGAGCACGGTATCGAACCGGTGGGTGTGGATGCCTCCGCGCCGCTGATCGAGGCGGCTCGCGCCGCGTGCGACGGGCGCAGTCAGTATCGGGTCTGTGGCTATGCCGAACTGGAGGAGCATGCCGAGCAACTCGGGCGCTTCGAGGTGCTGGTCTGCAACTTCGCCCTGCTCGAAGAGCCGCTGCAGCCTATCCTGCGCAGTCTGCACGGCTTGCTGGCACCTGGGGGCAGTCTGCTGATCCAGACCCTGCACCCGTGGCGGGCCAGCCATGGCGAGCCTTATCAGGACGGTTGGCGGGTCGAGGATTTCGTCGGTTTCGGCCAGGGTTTCCAGGCGCCGATGCCCTGGTTCTTCCGCACCCTGCAATCCTGGCTGACGCTCATCGGTGAAACCGGTTGGCGCCTGGAGTGGCTGCAGGAGCCACTGCATCCCGAGAGTGTTCAGCCGGTGTCCCTGCTGCTGTTGCTCAAGCCGCTCTGA
- a CDS encoding VOC family protein: MQLLLNLDVPDLSAAVAFYQQALGFSVGRVLFDGTVVEMLGAAVPLYLLHKAAATRPCPEAGVQRDYRRHWTPLGSSMIWMLHWSGQSLPALGRKVKSTNMTGDAW, from the coding sequence ATGCAGCTGCTGCTCAATCTCGACGTTCCCGATCTGTCGGCGGCGGTTGCGTTCTACCAGCAAGCGCTCGGGTTCAGTGTCGGGCGTGTGCTGTTCGACGGTACGGTCGTCGAGATGCTCGGCGCGGCTGTACCGCTCTATCTTCTGCACAAGGCCGCGGCCACTCGACCCTGCCCCGAGGCAGGCGTGCAACGTGATTACCGCCGCCACTGGACACCGCTGGGGTCGTCGATGATCTGGATGCTGCATTGGAGCGGGCAGTCGCTGCCGGCGCTCGGCAGGAAGGTGAAATCCACGAATATGACTGGGGACGCCTGGTAA
- a CDS encoding VOC family protein: protein MERAVAAGARQEGEIHEYDWGRLVTLSDPFGHGLCFVQWLGEGYDLVTTHTGEIDAQN from the coding sequence TTGGAGCGGGCAGTCGCTGCCGGCGCTCGGCAGGAAGGTGAAATCCACGAATATGACTGGGGACGCCTGGTAACACTGAGCGATCCCTTTGGCCACGGGCTGTGCTTCGTGCAGTGGCTCGGAGAGGGGTACGACCTGGTCACCACCCACACGGGAGAAATCGATGCGCAGAATTGA
- a CDS encoding aldo/keto reductase encodes MRRIELAGVQVPVIGQGTWRMGEDDRQRSREVAALREGLDLGLSLIDTAEMYGEGGAELVVGEAIAGRRDEVFLVSKVYPHNASRDGVQAACERSLKRLGCERIDLYLLHWRGRYSLEETVEGFERLREQGKIGAWGVSNFDLGDLLELDQPACRANQVLYNLEARGIEYDLLPWQQRAAMPLMAYCPLSQAGAMLHEPALLEVAQRHGVKPAQVALAWVLRQDGVIAIPKAVSSAHLRDNAAAASITLSADDLALLDTAFAPPQNKRPLEMV; translated from the coding sequence ATGCGCAGAATTGAATTGGCCGGCGTGCAGGTACCGGTGATAGGCCAGGGAACCTGGCGCATGGGGGAAGATGATCGCCAACGCTCGCGTGAGGTTGCGGCGCTGCGTGAGGGGCTGGATCTGGGCCTGAGTCTGATCGATACCGCCGAGATGTACGGCGAGGGTGGTGCGGAACTGGTGGTGGGCGAGGCTATCGCCGGGCGCCGGGACGAGGTGTTTCTGGTCAGCAAGGTGTATCCGCACAACGCCAGTCGGGATGGCGTTCAGGCGGCCTGTGAGCGCAGTCTGAAGAGACTGGGTTGCGAGCGTATCGATCTCTACTTGCTGCATTGGCGCGGGCGCTACTCGCTGGAGGAGACCGTCGAAGGCTTCGAACGGTTGCGCGAGCAGGGCAAGATTGGCGCTTGGGGCGTCTCCAACTTCGATCTGGGCGATCTGCTGGAGTTGGATCAGCCGGCGTGCCGCGCCAATCAGGTGTTGTACAACCTGGAGGCGCGCGGTATCGAGTATGACTTGCTGCCCTGGCAACAACGCGCCGCTATGCCGCTGATGGCCTATTGTCCACTCAGCCAGGCCGGTGCAATGCTGCACGAGCCGGCATTGCTCGAGGTGGCCCAACGGCATGGCGTCAAGCCAGCTCAGGTTGCCTTGGCCTGGGTGCTCAGGCAGGACGGTGTGATTGCCATCCCCAAGGCCGTGAGCAGCGCGCATCTGCGCGATAACGCTGCGGCAGCCTCCATTACCTTGAGTGCGGATGATCTGGCTTTGCTGGACACGGCCTTTGCTCCGCCGCAGAACAAGCGGCCGCTGGAGATGGTTTAG
- a CDS encoding proline--tRNA ligase translates to MRTSQFLLSTLKETPSDAVVISHQLMLRAGMIRKLASGLYTWLPMGLRVLRKVETVVREEMNAAGALEVLMPAIQPAELWQESGRWVQYGPELLRIKDRNDREFCVGPTHEEVITDLARNELNSYKQLPINMYQIQTKFRDEIRPRFGLMRGREFIMKDAYSFHADQASLQETYDRMHQAYCNVFSRLGLNFRPVQADTGSIGGTGSHEFHVLADSGEDDIAFSNVSDYAANIEKAEAIPREKARGAATEEMRLVDTPDTKTIDALVQGFGLAIEKTIKTLVVHAAEEGKLIALIVRGDHELNEIKAANLELVASPLQMANEAEIRAAIGAGPGSLGPVNLPIPCIIDRSVALMSDFASGANIEDKHYFGVNWERDLPLPEVADLRNVVAGDPSPDGQGTLEIKRGIEVGHIFQLGTKYSEAMNCQVLGENGKPVTLTMGCYGIGVSRVVAAAIEQNFDERGIRWNDALAPFQIALVPLRYETEQVREATDKLYAELTAAGYEVLLDDRDKKTSPGIKFADMELIGIPHRVVVSDRGLAEGNLEYKSRAETDAQAVPLADILSFLQARISR, encoded by the coding sequence ATGCGTACCAGTCAGTTCCTGCTCTCGACCCTGAAAGAAACCCCTTCCGATGCCGTGGTGATCAGCCACCAGCTGATGCTGCGTGCCGGCATGATCCGCAAGCTGGCCTCCGGCCTGTACACCTGGCTGCCGATGGGCCTGCGCGTGCTGCGCAAGGTCGAGACCGTGGTGCGCGAGGAAATGAACGCCGCTGGTGCGCTGGAAGTGCTGATGCCGGCCATTCAACCTGCCGAACTGTGGCAGGAGTCCGGTCGCTGGGTGCAATACGGCCCCGAGTTGCTACGCATCAAGGACCGTAATGATCGCGAATTCTGCGTCGGCCCGACTCATGAAGAAGTGATCACCGATCTGGCCCGCAACGAGCTGAACAGCTACAAGCAACTGCCGATCAACATGTATCAGATCCAGACCAAGTTCCGTGACGAGATCCGTCCGCGTTTCGGTCTGATGCGTGGCCGCGAGTTCATCATGAAGGACGCCTATTCCTTCCATGCCGACCAGGCGTCCCTGCAGGAAACCTATGACCGCATGCACCAGGCCTACTGCAACGTGTTCAGCCGCCTGGGCCTGAACTTCCGCCCTGTGCAGGCCGATACCGGCTCCATCGGCGGCACCGGCTCGCACGAATTCCACGTCCTGGCCGATTCCGGTGAAGACGATATCGCTTTCAGCAATGTCTCCGACTACGCCGCCAATATCGAGAAGGCCGAGGCCATTCCTCGCGAGAAAGCGCGCGGCGCTGCGACCGAAGAAATGCGCCTGGTCGACACCCCTGATACCAAGACCATCGACGCACTGGTGCAAGGTTTTGGCCTGGCCATCGAGAAGACCATCAAGACCCTGGTGGTGCACGCTGCCGAGGAAGGCAAGCTGATCGCCCTGATCGTGCGCGGCGACCACGAGTTGAACGAGATCAAGGCGGCCAACCTGGAGCTGGTTGCCAGCCCGCTGCAGATGGCCAATGAAGCCGAGATTCGTGCCGCCATTGGCGCCGGCCCCGGCTCCTTAGGCCCGGTCAACCTGCCGATCCCCTGCATCATCGACCGCAGCGTCGCACTGATGAGCGACTTCGCCTCCGGTGCTAACATCGAAGACAAACACTATTTCGGCGTCAACTGGGAGCGCGACCTGCCGCTGCCAGAGGTTGCCGACCTGCGCAATGTCGTCGCCGGCGACCCCAGCCCGGATGGCCAGGGCACCCTGGAAATCAAGCGCGGCATCGAAGTCGGCCACATCTTCCAGCTCGGCACCAAGTACAGCGAGGCGATGAACTGCCAGGTGCTCGGTGAGAACGGCAAGCCGGTGACCCTGACCATGGGCTGCTACGGCATTGGCGTTTCCCGCGTGGTGGCTGCCGCCATCGAGCAGAACTTCGACGAGCGCGGCATCCGCTGGAACGACGCCCTGGCACCGTTCCAGATCGCCCTGGTACCGCTGCGCTACGAAACCGAGCAGGTGCGCGAGGCCACCGACAAGCTGTATGCCGAGCTGACCGCCGCTGGTTACGAAGTGCTGCTGGATGACCGTGACAAGAAAACCAGCCCCGGCATCAAGTTCGCCGACATGGAGCTGATCGGCATTCCGCATCGCGTCGTCGTCAGCGACCGTGGCCTGGCCGAGGGTAACCTCGAGTACAAGAGCCGCGCCGAAACCGATGCGCAAGCCGTGCCGCTGGCCGATATCCTGTCCTTCCTGCAAGCCCGTATCAGCCGCTGA